From Saprospiraceae bacterium, one genomic window encodes:
- the ltrA gene encoding group II intron reverse transcriptase/maturase has product MVWQAYRKVRSNKGSAGVDNISLKQFDENLSKNLYKIWNRMASGSYLAQPVKEVIIPKSNGGKRQLGIPSIGDRIAQEVVKAYLEPRLEAVFLPQSYGYRPGRNAHQALEAVRKNVRNYAWVIDMDIKSFFDEVDHDLLLKALDKHVHEKWVKLYIKRWLETPVQTHEGLVHKQGKGTPQGGVISPLLANLFLHYVLDKWLEKTFPAIKFVRYADDVVVHCMSEQQSHYVLEGIRRRLKTCKLQLSEEKTKITYCMDYRRPRRRDYAVKFDFLGHTYKPMSKKSKRDSGVFLGYDCCMSMKSRKRIIHTWKQMNFQRESTWTLQDLAQLLNTQTRGLMNYFGKMETRSLVKVFIYLDYRIAKWVKNKFKKLRSYQKAFDWLREVRLNYPTLFAHWSISKF; this is encoded by the coding sequence ATGGTTTGGCAGGCTTATCGCAAGGTCAGGAGTAACAAGGGGAGTGCGGGGGTAGATAATATATCGTTGAAGCAATTTGACGAGAACTTATCGAAAAACCTGTACAAAATATGGAACCGAATGGCCAGCGGAAGTTACTTAGCACAACCGGTAAAAGAGGTTATCATACCCAAGAGTAATGGTGGAAAGCGTCAATTGGGCATTCCGAGCATAGGCGACCGGATAGCCCAGGAAGTGGTAAAAGCCTATCTCGAACCCCGATTAGAGGCAGTTTTTCTTCCCCAATCGTATGGGTACAGACCCGGCAGAAATGCACACCAGGCATTAGAGGCAGTACGGAAAAATGTACGCAACTATGCCTGGGTAATCGACATGGACATAAAAAGCTTCTTTGACGAAGTAGATCATGATTTGCTGCTGAAAGCACTTGATAAACATGTGCACGAAAAGTGGGTAAAACTATACATCAAACGATGGTTAGAAACACCCGTACAAACTCATGAAGGATTGGTACACAAGCAAGGCAAAGGCACACCGCAAGGCGGAGTCATCAGTCCTTTGTTAGCCAATTTGTTTTTACACTACGTGTTAGACAAGTGGTTAGAGAAAACCTTTCCAGCGATAAAATTTGTGCGTTATGCCGATGATGTGGTGGTACATTGCATGAGCGAACAACAAAGTCATTATGTGCTGGAGGGTATCAGGCGCAGACTAAAAACATGCAAACTGCAACTGAGCGAGGAGAAAACCAAAATTACCTATTGCATGGATTACCGAAGGCCCAGGCGAAGGGATTATGCTGTGAAATTTGATTTTTTGGGGCATACCTATAAGCCAATGTCAAAGAAAAGCAAAAGAGATTCTGGTGTATTCTTAGGCTACGATTGCTGCATGAGCATGAAGTCGCGCAAGCGCATCATCCACACATGGAAACAAATGAACTTTCAAAGAGAAAGTACATGGACACTCCAAGACTTAGCCCAGTTACTCAACACTCAAACACGAGGATTGATGAATTATTTTGGCAAAATGGAAACGCGCTCGTTGGTAAAAGTATTTATATATTTGGACTACAGGATTGCAAAGTGGGTAAAGAATAAGTTTAAGAAATTGCGAAGCTACCAAAAAGCATTTGATTGGTTAAGAGAAGTCCGCTTAAATTATCCAACACTATTTGCTCATTGGTCAATAAGCAAGTTCTGA
- a CDS encoding type II toxin-antitoxin system HicA family toxin, with translation MKALELEKLIKSMGWYYIRQTGSHKIYKHESIQGVIVIPFHGSKDLPKGTEISILKKAGIKK, from the coding sequence GTGAAAGCCCTTGAACTTGAAAAACTGATTAAATCAATGGGCTGGTATTATATAAGGCAGACTGGAAGTCATAAAATATACAAACATGAATCCATTCAGGGAGTTATTGTAATACCGTTTCATGGGTCTAAAGATTTACCAAAAGGTACAGAAATTAGTATTTTAAAAAAAGCTGGAATAAAAAAGTAA
- a CDS encoding type II toxin-antitoxin system HicB family antitoxin, with product MKQLTAVIERNKDAFFAYIKEVDGCVAGGKTYQQVKLNLEKMLKIAEKEDSELKRALSKGYKLKFEVDLESVFDLIPEVNISQLAKTANLNPGLLRQYVSGSKKASEAQTEKVMKAIKDVSVKLNSITLSVG from the coding sequence ATGAAACAATTAACAGCGGTAATTGAAAGAAATAAGGATGCATTTTTTGCATATATAAAGGAGGTAGATGGGTGCGTTGCAGGAGGCAAAACATATCAACAAGTCAAACTTAACTTGGAAAAAATGCTCAAAATAGCGGAAAAGGAAGATTCAGAACTTAAAAGGGCATTAAGCAAAGGTTATAAACTAAAATTTGAAGTTGATTTAGAATCTGTGTTTGATTTAATTCCTGAAGTAAACATTAGCCAATTGGCGAAAACGGCAAACCTCAACCCTGGCTTACTGAGACAATATGTTTCTGGTTCAAAGAAAGCATCAGAAGCACAAACTGAAAAAGTTATGAAAGCAATAAAAGATGTGAGTGTAAAATTAAACTCTATTACCCTGAGTGTCGGGTAG
- a CDS encoding type II toxin-antitoxin system RelE/ParE family toxin — translation MTKPIVWSHKAKNDLKRIKKFYDTRNQSTSYSKKLLKTFRDSVKLIEKFPLLSFPTEYKNVRGFVILEYIIFYEIMKEHIIILIVWDCRRDPEQLKKIMDG, via the coding sequence ATGACTAAGCCAATAGTTTGGTCACATAAAGCAAAGAATGACCTAAAACGTATTAAGAAATTTTATGACACCAGGAATCAATCAACTTCCTATAGTAAGAAGTTACTAAAAACATTTAGAGATTCAGTTAAATTAATAGAGAAATTTCCCTTGTTATCTTTCCCTACAGAATATAAGAATGTTAGAGGATTTGTAATTCTTGAGTATATAATATTTTATGAAATAATGAAAGAGCACATAATAATATTAATTGTATGGGATTGTAGACGAGATCCTGAGCAATTGAAAAAAATAATGGATGGTTAA
- a CDS encoding HYR domain-containing protein, with protein MKPTMCHWLGVRKLCPPGPVSKIFNFKDGIGQSVHACRLGWSGLSVALCLLVVMLAFPADGFSQCAMACRSKGNISLGPYCEAEILPSMLLTKGLTCPDARYRADVMDYNMNLIPTSPIVTEDWIGKTVTVRVFDSTSKNSCWGTLFVEDKFAPVIECKTDTMYCNDIRYKLPPVFYDYCDPYAQIKLVDEISYPYHCDTFFVKMVVKGWTAVDKYNNYSRVCYDTTYLRRVPVDLIDYPKNFTKADACHIECGSEYEKDANGHPHPNVTDVPRIEGIPLWPDYSALCNVSTNYEDAVLINTSCKKKILRMWRIVEWWCGTAVVKTHPQTIEIADTEAPHFHCPYDFEASTNLGYNCLSRVYLPPLHIEDNCQDSFSVDILYPGGIVQNQNGGYIELEVGVNVVTYRVYDACGNYDTCNVIVTVTDQNPPTMVCDQGVTVALTRDDEVHIDAATFDENTHDDCHLKELLVRRMDFGEPCGERDSVFRPYVTFCCADAGNSVMVVLRAIDKSGNYNDCMVEADIQDKTPPVLRCPHDYSISCDIHFDTLDLSRFGGPYYADNCIVTMEERVDTFLNQCKIGYLERIFVITDNMGRKDSCAQRIWVRPTVYFVEANIHWPRDTTIYGCGPEISPDSLPDPHGYPLFDRVACSLPATFYEDHLFRVIQDTAVCYKILRKWKVIDWCQRYIDSLGNEHIPSWEHVQIIKVNNKLPPKWRNDCETQMFCLSGNDCLKTRVQLTHSATDDCTPDDDLVSGYKLDLYNNGLIDSSYQQFGAVIHWDGDLPVGEHRFVWFFEDQCGNKEVCDQLIRVVNCKGPTAYCLTGITVNLSSMDLDGDGIPEGVVDVWASDVDHGSYQFCGNPVTLSFSRDSSDRYRRYTCDSLGQRRVELWVTDRYTGLQDLCVSSVVIQDNNRYCPRRLTGNIAGLIRDPLGQSLSNVRVVVENAQTSIEAEFDGSYVFPDLLLGQSYKVSAYNERDYAEGITTLDIIQIQKHILGQKEFDNPWQLLAADVNGDHRITTADISAIRKLILGTEYRFKGVSSWKFAQSTYQFSDPSDPWYEVIPPDYFINAMSGDMNYLDFSGIKMGDVSQTSWNGMSRLKERSGDFLDLICGQTIQHTGIPILSGMVADLDGMQLTLHFDPSQNQLVGIESGAFNVNGANINFNYLSDGIVLLSLHEHATLHLDAGTELFRLIFAKPVDGDFRSSIFTGSDVIQSEAYWADGTVRALRWEHPVPNLEEEIVFGLPRPNPFAEMTVLPMDVRSVTEYQYRLYDINGVEIFSQTDQASVGRNYIKIRKSQIPRPGVYVLKVESKGISKSFKLVVMEQ; from the coding sequence ATGAAACCGACAATGTGTCATTGGCTCGGAGTAAGAAAACTATGCCCCCCGGGGCCGGTCTCAAAAATTTTTAATTTTAAAGATGGTATTGGGCAATCTGTCCATGCATGTCGGTTGGGATGGAGCGGTCTTTCTGTTGCTCTCTGCTTACTGGTAGTCATGCTTGCATTTCCTGCCGATGGATTTAGCCAGTGCGCCATGGCATGCAGAAGCAAGGGCAACATATCATTAGGGCCTTATTGTGAAGCAGAAATTTTGCCTTCCATGCTTTTGACCAAGGGGCTTACCTGCCCCGATGCCCGTTACAGGGCAGATGTCATGGACTACAACATGAATCTGATTCCCACCAGTCCCATTGTAACCGAGGACTGGATTGGAAAAACAGTGACCGTCAGGGTATTTGATTCTACTTCCAAAAATTCCTGTTGGGGAACATTATTTGTTGAAGATAAGTTTGCTCCGGTCATTGAATGCAAAACAGATACCATGTATTGCAATGACATCCGGTATAAGTTGCCTCCGGTATTTTACGATTACTGCGATCCTTATGCCCAGATCAAGCTGGTGGATGAAATATCATATCCTTATCACTGCGATACTTTTTTTGTGAAGATGGTGGTCAAGGGATGGACGGCAGTGGATAAATACAATAATTATTCCCGGGTATGCTATGACACTACTTATTTAAGAAGGGTTCCTGTCGATTTGATAGATTATCCCAAAAATTTTACAAAAGCCGATGCATGTCATATTGAATGCGGAAGCGAATATGAAAAAGATGCCAACGGACATCCCCATCCCAATGTGACGGATGTGCCCAGGATTGAAGGCATTCCATTGTGGCCTGATTACAGTGCTTTGTGCAATGTATCCACCAATTATGAAGATGCAGTATTGATCAACACCAGTTGTAAGAAAAAAATACTCCGGATGTGGAGAATTGTGGAATGGTGGTGTGGCACTGCGGTGGTAAAAACCCATCCCCAAACCATTGAAATTGCCGATACAGAAGCACCCCATTTTCATTGTCCTTATGATTTTGAAGCAAGCACAAATCTGGGATACAATTGTCTTTCCAGGGTGTACCTTCCCCCACTTCATATTGAAGACAATTGTCAGGACAGTTTCAGTGTGGATATTTTGTATCCGGGCGGTATTGTCCAAAACCAAAATGGAGGGTATATCGAACTTGAGGTGGGTGTCAATGTGGTGACTTATCGCGTGTATGATGCCTGCGGCAACTATGACACCTGCAATGTAATCGTGACTGTAACCGATCAAAATCCGCCAACGATGGTTTGTGATCAAGGCGTTACGGTGGCATTAACTAGGGATGATGAAGTTCACATCGATGCAGCTACTTTTGATGAAAATACCCATGATGATTGTCACCTGAAGGAACTGTTGGTGCGCAGAATGGATTTTGGAGAGCCTTGTGGAGAGAGAGACAGTGTTTTTAGGCCGTATGTCACTTTTTGTTGCGCGGACGCAGGAAACTCAGTGATGGTGGTACTCAGGGCGATTGATAAATCCGGCAACTACAATGATTGCATGGTGGAAGCCGACATTCAGGATAAAACGCCACCTGTCTTGCGCTGCCCGCACGATTACAGCATTTCCTGTGACATTCATTTTGATACTTTGGATTTATCCCGATTTGGCGGACCTTATTATGCGGACAATTGCATTGTCACCATGGAAGAGCGTGTCGATACTTTTCTTAATCAGTGTAAAATTGGCTATCTGGAAAGAATTTTTGTGATCACAGACAACATGGGTCGAAAAGATTCCTGTGCTCAGAGAATATGGGTGAGACCTACGGTTTATTTTGTGGAGGCCAACATTCATTGGCCCAGGGACACCACCATTTACGGATGCGGTCCGGAAATTAGTCCGGATTCTTTGCCGGATCCACATGGATATCCCCTCTTTGACCGGGTGGCCTGTTCACTGCCTGCTACTTTTTATGAAGACCATTTATTCAGGGTTATTCAAGATACAGCCGTTTGTTATAAAATATTGAGAAAATGGAAGGTGATCGATTGGTGTCAGCGGTACATTGACTCCTTGGGCAACGAACATATTCCCAGCTGGGAGCATGTCCAAATCATCAAAGTAAACAACAAGCTTCCACCTAAATGGAGGAATGATTGTGAAACCCAAATGTTTTGTTTGAGTGGAAACGATTGTCTCAAGACCAGGGTGCAATTGACCCATAGCGCGACCGACGACTGCACACCGGACGATGATCTGGTAAGCGGTTACAAGTTGGACTTGTACAACAATGGATTGATCGATAGTTCCTATCAGCAATTTGGAGCAGTCATTCATTGGGACGGAGATCTTCCGGTTGGCGAACACCGGTTTGTTTGGTTTTTTGAAGATCAATGCGGCAACAAAGAAGTTTGCGATCAACTGATCAGGGTGGTCAATTGCAAGGGGCCGACTGCTTACTGTTTGACAGGGATCACCGTGAATCTAAGCTCCATGGACCTGGATGGCGATGGCATTCCTGAAGGAGTGGTGGATGTATGGGCTTCCGATGTGGATCATGGAAGTTATCAGTTTTGCGGCAATCCTGTGACCTTGTCCTTTTCGAGAGACAGTTCGGACCGATACAGGAGATATACCTGTGACAGTCTCGGACAAAGAAGGGTTGAACTTTGGGTGACAGACCGATACACGGGATTGCAGGATCTCTGTGTTTCTTCGGTTGTGATTCAGGACAACAACCGCTATTGTCCCAGGCGTCTGACAGGCAATATTGCCGGATTGATTCGCGATCCCCTGGGTCAGAGTTTATCCAATGTCAGGGTGGTGGTCGAAAACGCACAAACCAGTATTGAAGCTGAGTTTGACGGAAGCTATGTATTTCCGGATCTCTTGTTGGGGCAGAGTTACAAGGTGAGTGCATACAATGAAAGGGATTATGCGGAAGGAATTACTACCCTGGACATCATTCAAATCCAAAAACACATACTTGGGCAAAAAGAATTTGACAATCCCTGGCAGTTGTTGGCGGCAGACGTGAATGGTGACCATCGAATAACCACGGCCGATATTTCAGCCATCCGAAAATTAATTCTTGGTACAGAATATCGTTTTAAAGGAGTTTCCTCCTGGAAATTTGCGCAATCCACCTACCAGTTTTCTGATCCCTCCGATCCCTGGTATGAAGTCATTCCTCCTGACTATTTCATCAATGCAATGTCCGGAGACATGAACTATCTGGATTTTTCAGGGATTAAAATGGGAGACGTCAGTCAAACCAGTTGGAACGGAATGAGTAGATTGAAAGAAAGGTCTGGTGATTTTCTGGATCTGATATGCGGCCAGACCATTCAACATACCGGTATTCCAATATTGAGCGGAATGGTTGCTGATCTGGATGGAATGCAGCTTACTTTGCATTTTGATCCTTCCCAAAATCAATTGGTGGGCATAGAGTCCGGTGCATTTAATGTGAATGGTGCAAACATTAATTTCAATTATTTATCGGATGGAATTGTACTGTTGTCCCTTCACGAGCATGCTACTTTGCATTTGGATGCCGGCACCGAGTTGTTCCGACTGATTTTTGCAAAACCGGTCGATGGCGATTTCAGGAGCAGTATTTTTACGGGATCTGATGTCATCCAGTCAGAAGCATACTGGGCAGATGGAACGGTCAGAGCGTTGAGATGGGAACATCCTGTTCCAAATCTGGAAGAAGAGATCGTGTTTGGGCTGCCAAGGCCCAATCCATTTGCAGAGATGACGGTGTTACCCATGGATGTGCGCAGTGTCACAGAATACCAATATCGTTTGTACGATATCAACGGAGTTGAAATATTTTCCCAGACTGATCAAGCTTCGGTGGGAAGAAACTACATTAAGATCAGAAAGTCTCAGATTCCCAGACCCGGAGTTTATGTGCTCAAGGTTGAGAGCAAAGGGATTTCTAAGAGCTTTAAATTGGTCGTGATGGAACAATAG
- a CDS encoding class I SAM-dependent methyltransferase, which translates to MEHLNRKEHWEKVYATKQPHEVSWTQELPKTSLDFIHSFNLPKTASIIDIGGGDSKLVDYLLEEGFQNISVLDISAKAIERAKLRLGEKAANVNWIVSDVTEFHPTTTYDCWHDRATFHFLTSTDEINTYLATARKAVKEFMAIGTFSDKGPKKCSMLDVQQYTEEELQKQLQNGFEKLKCVTEDHTTPFNTVQNFLFCSFKRSAN; encoded by the coding sequence ATGGAACATTTAAACAGAAAAGAACATTGGGAAAAGGTTTATGCGACCAAACAGCCCCATGAAGTAAGCTGGACTCAGGAATTACCAAAAACATCTTTAGACTTTATACACAGTTTTAATTTGCCCAAGACTGCAAGCATCATTGACATTGGAGGTGGCGACAGTAAACTGGTTGACTATCTTCTGGAGGAAGGTTTTCAAAACATTTCGGTGCTTGACATTTCAGCAAAAGCAATTGAAAGAGCCAAGCTGCGGCTTGGCGAAAAAGCAGCAAATGTAAATTGGATCGTAAGCGATGTTACAGAATTTCATCCGACAACAACTTACGACTGCTGGCACGACAGAGCAACTTTTCATTTTCTCACAAGCACGGACGAAATCAACACCTACTTGGCGACTGCAAGAAAAGCAGTAAAGGAGTTTATGGCAATCGGCACATTCAGCGACAAAGGACCAAAAAAATGCAGTATGCTTGATGTCCAACAATACACCGAAGAAGAATTGCAAAAGCAACTTCAGAACGGTTTTGAGAAATTGAAGTGCGTTACCGAAGACCACACAACACCTTTCAATACGGTACAGAATTTTTTGTTTTG
- a CDS encoding DUF3127 domain-containing protein, with the protein MSFNISGKLHKVFPAETKTATFQTREFVIVTEEQYPQYIKFQLVQDRCAVIDQFSPGQVINVFFDLRGREWQEKYFTNLQAWKVEAGPGTGAGNTTTTAAAAGGSLVESNKADDPFGGAAADNFDDLPF; encoded by the coding sequence ATGAGCTTTAATATTTCCGGGAAATTGCACAAAGTATTTCCAGCAGAAACCAAGACCGCTACCTTTCAAACCCGTGAATTTGTGATAGTCACGGAGGAACAATATCCACAATACATCAAATTTCAGTTGGTTCAGGATCGCTGTGCGGTCATCGACCAATTTAGTCCCGGCCAGGTAATCAATGTGTTTTTTGACCTTCGCGGACGCGAATGGCAGGAAAAATACTTCACCAATCTTCAGGCCTGGAAGGTGGAAGCCGGTCCAGGTACCGGTGCAGGCAACACGACTACGACCGCAGCAGCAGCCGGCGGCAGTTTGGTGGAAAGCAATAAGGCAGATGATCCATTCGGAGGTGCTGCAGCCGATAACTTTGATGATCTTCCGTTTTAA